A single window of Methylobacterium nodulans ORS 2060 DNA harbors:
- a CDS encoding SDR family NAD(P)-dependent oxidoreductase: MLLSDKVCLITGAASLRGIGRATARLFAEHGGRVVILDLDAGQAEAAASDLGAGHLGLACNVTDRAACQAAADETLARFGRIDVLVNNAGITQPLKIMDIAPENYDAVTDVNLRGTLYMSQAVIPQMRAQKSGSIVCMSSVSAQRGGGIFGGPHYSAAKGGVLGLCKAMARELGPDGIRANAVTPGLIQTDITGGKLTADLKAEILKGIPLGRLGVADDVAKACLFLASDLSAYTTGAVIDVNGGMLIH; this comes from the coding sequence TTGCTTCTGTCCGACAAAGTGTGCCTGATCACCGGGGCCGCATCGCTGCGCGGCATCGGCCGCGCCACGGCCCGTCTCTTCGCCGAGCATGGCGGCCGCGTCGTCATCCTCGACCTCGATGCCGGGCAGGCGGAGGCGGCGGCCAGCGACCTCGGCGCCGGGCATCTCGGCCTTGCCTGCAACGTCACCGACCGGGCGGCCTGCCAGGCGGCGGCCGACGAGACGCTCGCGCGCTTCGGGCGCATCGACGTCCTCGTGAACAATGCCGGCATCACCCAGCCGCTCAAGATCATGGACATCGCGCCGGAGAACTACGACGCGGTCACCGACGTGAACCTGCGCGGCACGCTCTACATGTCGCAGGCGGTGATCCCGCAGATGCGGGCGCAGAAGTCGGGCTCCATCGTCTGCATGTCGTCGGTCTCGGCGCAGCGCGGCGGCGGCATCTTCGGCGGGCCGCATTACAGCGCCGCCAAGGGCGGCGTGCTCGGCCTCTGCAAGGCCATGGCCCGCGAACTCGGCCCGGACGGCATCCGGGCCAACGCGGTGACGCCGGGCCTGATCCAGACCGACATCACCGGCGGCAAGCTCACGGCCGACCTCAAGGCCGAGATCCTCAAGGGCATCCCGCTCGGCCGCCTCGGCGTCGCGGATGACGTCGCCAAGGCCTGCCTGTTCCTGGCCTCCGACCTCTCCGCCTACACCACCGGCGCGGTCATCGACGTCAACGGCGGCATGCTGATCCACTAG
- a CDS encoding tetratricopeptide repeat protein — protein MPTTRILSSRLRGGAALLALLLAAPSPVLAARLTPREVTAPSAYEPADSLEGNFLAAYIAGASRDTAAAASYYREAVKGDPRNAELLERSFVALLADGALQEAFRAAEKLTARDTSNGLAQLALGVQKLKARQWGAARQNLQRGGRGAAADLTSTLLTAWSYAGEGQGRKAFDTVNKLKGERYYNVFRDYHAGLIAVVVGDKLEAERRLKAAYDADRNTLRIVDAYARFEADSGRPDLAVAAYQAFDAVLPRHPIVRDALEKLKAGKSLGPLIANAQEGAAEVLYGLGSAGTSQGDELPAVVYLRLALYLAPEHPLALLTLADTLERMKMLDRANEIFARMPAGSPLKLNADIQIGLNLEQMGKGDEALAHLDQVAKTYPNDVDVISALGSVQRSRKKYAEAAETYGKAIALIGSEPAQNYWTLYYYRGTAYERAKQWPKAEADLKRALELVPQTQPNGRAQVLNYLAYSWVDQNMNIDEAFRMLKQAVDLQPRDGMIIDSLGWAYFRLGRWDDAVRELEKAVDLKPGDPTINDHLGDAYWRSGRRLEAKFQWQHAKDLNPEPEDLVKIDQKLKEGLPEPDKPAATAEGQPTPDQPAMPKGAPAPSDPPAMGSEPKGGG, from the coding sequence GTGCCCACGACCCGTATTCTCTCGTCCCGCCTGCGCGGCGGCGCCGCTCTCCTGGCGCTGCTCCTCGCGGCGCCGTCCCCCGTCCTCGCCGCCCGGCTGACGCCCCGCGAGGTGACCGCGCCCTCCGCCTACGAGCCGGCCGACTCCCTCGAAGGCAACTTCCTGGCGGCCTACATCGCGGGCGCCTCCCGCGACACGGCGGCGGCGGCCTCCTATTACCGGGAGGCGGTGAAGGGCGATCCACGCAATGCCGAACTCCTGGAGCGCTCCTTCGTCGCGCTCCTGGCCGACGGCGCCCTGCAGGAGGCGTTCCGGGCCGCCGAGAAGCTCACGGCCCGCGACACCTCGAACGGCCTCGCCCAGCTTGCTCTCGGCGTGCAGAAGCTGAAGGCCAGGCAATGGGGCGCCGCGCGCCAGAACCTGCAGCGCGGCGGCCGGGGGGCCGCCGCCGACCTGACCTCCACCCTTCTCACCGCATGGTCCTATGCGGGCGAGGGCCAGGGCCGGAAGGCTTTCGACACCGTCAACAAGCTCAAGGGCGAGCGCTACTACAACGTCTTCCGCGACTATCACGCGGGCCTCATCGCCGTGGTGGTGGGCGACAAGCTGGAGGCGGAGCGGCGCCTGAAGGCGGCCTACGATGCCGATCGCAATACGCTTCGCATCGTCGACGCCTATGCGCGGTTCGAGGCGGATTCCGGCCGGCCCGACCTTGCGGTCGCAGCCTATCAGGCGTTCGACGCCGTGCTGCCGCGCCATCCGATCGTGCGCGACGCCCTGGAGAAGCTGAAGGCCGGCAAGTCCCTCGGGCCGCTCATCGCCAATGCGCAGGAGGGCGCCGCCGAGGTGCTGTACGGCCTCGGCTCGGCCGGCACCTCCCAGGGCGACGAGCTTCCCGCCGTGGTCTATCTGCGGCTCGCCCTCTACCTCGCCCCCGAGCACCCGCTGGCGCTCCTGACGCTCGCGGACACGCTCGAGCGGATGAAGATGCTGGACCGCGCCAACGAGATCTTCGCGCGCATGCCGGCCGGCTCGCCCCTCAAGCTCAATGCCGACATCCAGATCGGCCTCAACCTGGAGCAGATGGGCAAGGGCGACGAGGCGCTGGCCCATCTCGATCAGGTCGCCAAGACCTATCCCAACGACGTCGACGTGATCTCGGCGCTCGGCAGCGTGCAGCGCTCACGCAAGAAATACGCCGAGGCGGCGGAGACCTACGGGAAGGCGATCGCGCTGATCGGCTCCGAGCCGGCGCAGAACTACTGGACGCTCTACTACTATCGCGGCACCGCCTACGAGCGGGCCAAGCAATGGCCGAAGGCCGAGGCCGACCTGAAGAGGGCGCTGGAGCTGGTGCCCCAGACGCAGCCGAACGGGCGGGCGCAGGTGCTCAACTACCTCGCCTATTCCTGGGTCGACCAGAACATGAACATCGACGAGGCCTTCCGCATGCTCAAGCAGGCGGTCGACCTGCAGCCCCGCGACGGGATGATCATCGACAGCCTCGGCTGGGCCTATTTCCGGCTCGGCCGCTGGGACGATGCGGTGCGGGAGCTGGAGAAGGCCGTCGACCTGAAGCCGGGTGACCCGACCATCAACGACCACCTGGGCGACGCCTATTGGCGCAGCGGCCGCCGGCTGGAGGCCAAGTTCCAGTGGCAGCACGCCAAGGACCTGAATCCCGAGCCCGAGGATCTCGTCAAGATCGACCAGAAGCTGAAGGAGGGCCTGCCCGAGCCGGACAAGCCCGCCGCCACCGCTGAGGGCCAACCGACCCCGGACCAGCCCGCGATGCCCAAGGGCGCGCCCGCGCCGAGCGATCCGCCCGCCATGGGCAGCGAGCCGAAGGGCGGGGGTTAG
- a CDS encoding 4-(cytidine 5'-diphospho)-2-C-methyl-D-erythritol kinase, with protein MSPLTTRAPAKINLTLHVLGRRAGDGYHALESLVVFAGVGDTLSLEPGPDLALAVSGPTAGPAGPTADNLVLRAATRLAGLVPGLAVGRFSLVKRLPVAAGIGGGSSDAAAALRLLARLNGLSLAHPALAEAARATGADVPVCLEPRARMMRGAGEAIGPALSLPSLPAVLINPGVPVETAPVFRALGLAVGEANPAAAVPHPEIAAGLAPEDLLCRIGPARNDLEAPALTVAPVIGDTLSALRDQPGCRLARMSGSGATVFGLFTHRWRAAQAARAIAARHPGWWVRATMLR; from the coding sequence GTGTCTCCCCTCACCACCCGCGCTCCCGCCAAGATCAACCTGACCCTGCACGTGCTCGGCCGCCGGGCCGGGGACGGCTATCACGCCCTGGAGAGTCTCGTGGTGTTCGCGGGCGTCGGCGACACGCTGAGCCTGGAGCCCGGGCCCGACCTCGCGCTCGCCGTCTCGGGTCCGACGGCGGGACCGGCGGGGCCCACCGCCGACAACCTCGTGCTACGCGCAGCGACCCGGCTCGCGGGTCTCGTTCCGGGGCTTGCGGTCGGGCGGTTTTCGCTCGTGAAGCGTCTGCCGGTGGCGGCCGGCATCGGGGGCGGATCGTCGGATGCGGCGGCGGCTTTGCGCCTGCTCGCGCGCCTCAACGGGCTTTCCCTCGCTCATCCGGCGCTCGCCGAGGCGGCCCGCGCCACCGGGGCCGATGTCCCGGTCTGTCTCGAGCCGCGGGCCAGGATGATGCGCGGGGCGGGCGAGGCGATCGGGCCGGCGCTCTCCCTGCCGAGCCTGCCCGCGGTGCTGATCAACCCCGGCGTGCCGGTCGAGACCGCGCCGGTCTTCCGGGCGCTCGGCCTTGCGGTCGGCGAGGCGAATCCGGCGGCCGCGGTGCCGCATCCCGAGATTGCCGCGGGGCTCGCCCCCGAGGACCTCCTCTGCCGGATCGGTCCCGCCCGCAACGACCTCGAAGCCCCGGCGCTCACGGTGGCGCCCGTCATCGGCGACACGCTTAGCGCGCTGCGCGACCAGCCGGGCTGCCGGCTCGCCCGCATGTCGGGCTCCGGCGCCACCGTCTTCGGCCTGTTCACGCATCGCTGGCGGGCCGCACAGGCGGCCCGCGCCATCGCGGCCCGCCATCCGGGCTGGTGGGTGCGCGCGACGATGCTGCGCTGA
- a CDS encoding TetR family transcriptional regulator: MTTQNLIREPDNPGSGDLRCRILSIAERLFRDLGYRKTTVADIAAVLRMSPGNVYRFFPSKKALNEAVAARLLADIEAELERIATQAGVPAPQRLREFLATLHRLSTRQFTANRRMHEMVEVAMAESWDVVHCHITHVDEMLCRLVAEGAKAGEFDVADPMAAARCVHTAFVRFCHPALIAQCADEVGPTLDEMLDFLLAGLRAR, from the coding sequence ATGACGACACAGAACCTCATCCGGGAGCCGGACAATCCGGGTTCCGGCGACCTCCGGTGCCGGATCCTCTCGATCGCGGAGCGGCTCTTCCGCGATCTCGGCTATCGCAAGACCACGGTGGCGGACATCGCCGCGGTTCTGCGCATGAGCCCGGGCAACGTCTATCGCTTCTTCCCTTCCAAGAAGGCGCTCAACGAGGCCGTGGCGGCGCGCCTGCTCGCCGATATCGAGGCGGAGCTGGAGCGCATCGCGACGCAGGCAGGCGTCCCGGCGCCGCAGCGCCTGCGCGAGTTCCTGGCCACCCTCCACCGCCTCAGCACCCGGCAATTCACCGCGAACCGGCGCATGCACGAGATGGTCGAGGTGGCCATGGCGGAGAGCTGGGACGTGGTCCACTGCCATATTACCCACGTCGACGAGATGCTCTGCCGCCTCGTGGCCGAGGGTGCGAAGGCCGGCGAGTTCGACGTCGCGGATCCGATGGCAGCGGCGCGCTGCGTCCACACGGCCTTCGTGCGCTTCTGCCATCCGGCGCTGATCGCGCAATGCGCCGACGAGGTCGGCCCGACCCTCGACGAGATGCTCGACTTCCTGCTCGCGGGCCTGCGGGCGCGCTGA
- a CDS encoding transketolase, translated as MSPADIQTRERSNVSLSDRAYRIRRNALRMGEVQGQGYIAQALGIADVLAVAYFHAMTYRPEDPEWEGRDRFLLSIGHYAIALYAALIEAGILPEDELETYGCDDSRLPMSAMAAYTPGMEITGGSLGHGLGIAVGFALGLKRKGSKSFVYNLFSDGELDEGSTWEAAMSAASFRLDNLIGIVDVNGMQADGPSRGVLNFEPLAPKFEAFGWFVQRVDGNDIDALVRAFDAAKAHPEPKPRIIICDTTMAKGVPFLEARERNHFLRVEPAEWQQALAVLAEGRAE; from the coding sequence ATGTCGCCGGCTGACATCCAGACCCGGGAGCGGTCGAACGTCTCGCTCTCTGATCGGGCCTACCGCATCCGCCGCAACGCCCTGCGGATGGGCGAGGTCCAGGGCCAGGGCTACATCGCCCAGGCGCTCGGCATCGCGGACGTGCTCGCGGTCGCCTATTTCCACGCCATGACCTACCGGCCCGAGGATCCCGAATGGGAGGGCCGCGACCGCTTCCTGCTCTCGATCGGCCATTACGCCATCGCGCTCTACGCGGCGCTGATCGAGGCCGGCATCCTGCCGGAGGACGAACTCGAGACCTATGGCTGCGACGACAGCCGGCTGCCCATGTCCGCCATGGCCGCCTACACGCCCGGCATGGAGATCACCGGCGGGTCGCTCGGCCACGGGCTCGGAATAGCGGTCGGCTTCGCCCTCGGGCTCAAGCGCAAGGGCTCCAAGTCCTTCGTCTACAACCTGTTCTCGGACGGCGAGCTCGACGAGGGCTCGACCTGGGAGGCGGCGATGTCGGCCGCGTCCTTCCGGCTCGACAACCTGATCGGCATCGTCGACGTGAACGGCATGCAGGCGGACGGCCCGTCGCGGGGCGTCCTGAACTTCGAGCCGCTGGCGCCGAAATTCGAGGCCTTCGGCTGGTTCGTGCAGCGGGTCGACGGCAACGACATCGACGCGCTGGTGCGGGCCTTCGACGCCGCCAAGGCGCATCCGGAGCCCAAGCCCCGGATCATCATCTGCGACACGACCATGGCCAAGGGCGTGCCGTTCCTGGAAGCGCGCGAGCGCAACCACTTCCTGCGCGTCGAGCCGGCGGAATGGCAGCAGGCTCTGGCGGTCCTGGCCGAGGGGAGGGCGGAATGA
- a CDS encoding polyprenyl synthetase family protein — MGVVLPFEEKSSDPEASLNDLVALVETGMERVNAMILSRTGSDVAMIPEVANHLIASGGKRLRPILTLATAQLCGYRSAEGGRDGDVKLAASVEFMHTATLLHDDVVDESDMRRGRVAARIKWGNQASVLVGDFLLGQAFKMMVEVGSLRALDILSSAAAVIAEGEVMQLGAAKNTETTEDEYLAVIRAKTAELFAAACEVGPVLAERPKSEAAACRSYGMNLGIAFQLVDDALDYGGTSAALGKNVGDDFREGKITLPIVLSFRRGNAEERAFWRRTLEQGEIDESRDLDTAIGIMRRHRALEDTIERARHYGAIARDALALFPDAPMKRALLQAVDFCISRAR; from the coding sequence GTGGGCGTCGTCCTCCCCTTCGAAGAGAAATCCTCCGATCCGGAGGCGAGCCTCAACGATCTCGTCGCGCTGGTCGAAACCGGCATGGAGCGGGTGAACGCGATGATCCTGTCGCGCACCGGCTCCGACGTCGCGATGATCCCCGAGGTCGCCAATCACCTCATCGCGTCGGGCGGCAAGCGGCTGCGGCCGATCCTGACGCTTGCCACCGCCCAGCTCTGCGGCTACCGCTCCGCCGAGGGCGGCCGCGACGGCGACGTGAAGCTCGCGGCGAGCGTCGAGTTCATGCACACGGCGACGCTCCTCCACGACGACGTGGTGGACGAGAGCGACATGCGCCGCGGCCGGGTCGCTGCCCGCATCAAGTGGGGCAATCAGGCGAGCGTCCTCGTGGGCGACTTCCTGCTCGGGCAGGCCTTCAAGATGATGGTCGAGGTGGGCTCCCTGCGCGCCCTCGACATCCTCTCCTCCGCCGCCGCGGTGATCGCGGAAGGCGAGGTGATGCAGCTCGGCGCGGCCAAGAACACCGAGACCACCGAGGACGAGTATCTCGCGGTGATCCGCGCCAAGACGGCCGAGCTCTTCGCCGCCGCCTGCGAGGTCGGTCCGGTCCTGGCCGAGCGCCCGAAATCCGAGGCCGCCGCGTGCCGCAGCTACGGCATGAATCTCGGCATCGCCTTCCAGCTCGTGGACGACGCCCTCGATTACGGCGGCACCAGCGCGGCTCTGGGCAAGAACGTCGGCGACGATTTTCGCGAGGGCAAGATCACGCTGCCGATCGTGCTCTCGTTCCGCCGCGGGAATGCCGAGGAGCGGGCCTTCTGGCGCCGCACCCTGGAGCAGGGCGAGATCGACGAGAGCCGCGACCTCGATACGGCGATCGGCATCATGCGGCGTCACCGGGCGCTGGAGGACACGATCGAGCGCGCCCGCCACTACGGCGCGATCGCCCGCGACGCCCTCGCGCTCTTCCCGGATGCGCCGATGAAGCGGGCGCTGCTCCAGGCGGTGGATTTCTGCATCTCCCGGGCGCGGTGA